A single genomic interval of Zunongwangia sp. HGR-M22 harbors:
- the sufC gene encoding Fe-S cluster assembly ATPase SufC, which translates to MLKIKNLHASIEEKEILKGINLEINPGEVHAIMGPNGSGKSTLSSVIAGKEEYEMTDGEIIFEGEDLSELDPEERAHKGVFLSFQYPVEIPGVSVTNFMKTAINAHRKANGLEDMPANEMLKLIREKSELLEIDRKFLSRSLNEGFSGGEKKRNEIFQMAMLDPKLSILDETDSGLDIDALKIVSNGVNKLRNENNAVLVITHYQRLLNYIVPDVVHVLIDGKIVKTGGKELAYELEERGYDWIKQESAV; encoded by the coding sequence ATGCTTAAGATAAAGAATTTACACGCAAGTATAGAAGAAAAGGAAATTCTTAAAGGAATTAATCTTGAGATTAATCCAGGAGAAGTACATGCCATCATGGGACCAAACGGCTCTGGTAAAAGTACATTATCCTCTGTTATTGCAGGTAAAGAAGAATACGAAATGACTGATGGTGAAATTATTTTCGAAGGAGAAGATTTATCTGAATTAGATCCCGAAGAAAGAGCTCACAAAGGCGTTTTCCTTTCGTTTCAATACCCAGTAGAAATTCCTGGTGTTTCTGTAACCAACTTTATGAAAACTGCAATTAACGCACATCGAAAAGCAAATGGTTTAGAAGACATGCCAGCAAATGAAATGCTTAAGCTTATCAGAGAAAAATCTGAATTACTGGAAATAGATCGCAAATTTTTATCAAGATCTCTTAACGAAGGCTTTTCTGGTGGTGAGAAGAAACGTAATGAGATTTTCCAGATGGCAATGCTAGATCCTAAACTATCCATCTTAGACGAAACAGATTCTGGATTAGATATCGATGCTCTTAAAATTGTTTCTAACGGTGTGAATAAACTTAGAAACGAAAACAACGCCGTTCTGGTAATCACACACTATCAAAGACTTTTAAATTATATCGTACCAGATGTAGTTCATGTTTTGATTGACGGTAAAATTGTAAAAACAGGCGGTAAAGAACTGGCTTACGAATTGGAAGAAAGAGGGTACGATTGGATTAAGCAGGAAAGCGCAGTTTAA